One Elgaria multicarinata webbii isolate HBS135686 ecotype San Diego chromosome 7, rElgMul1.1.pri, whole genome shotgun sequence DNA window includes the following coding sequences:
- the UBXN2B gene encoding UBX domain-containing protein 2B isoform X2 has product MADDGAATEQQQQEEEEEDDEDEDEAAGASGLGREQGPRGRGRPPTVRDLQLALAGLYEDEIKRQPSHLDKPTARVASHPRLTVQSLRKPERSMSDDKDNQRFCSSDSEYRIVGPSNITSSKIVDELFKEAREHGAVPLDEVSRASGDCPKAKSFSGGGYRLGDSTRKRSEYIYGENQFGQEVQILLKLWRNGFSLDDGELRSYTDPINAQFLESVKRGEIPAELQRLVHGGQVNLDMEDHQEQEYVRPRLKFKAFSGEGQKLGSLTPEIVSTPSSPEEEEKSFLDAALLIDDSVPTTKIQIRLADGSRLIQRFNKTHRIIDIRNFIIQSRPLFATTDFVLLTTFPHKELTDESLTLQESDILNTVILQQLK; this is encoded by the exons ATGGCGGACGATGGGGCAGCCaccgagcagcagcagcaggaggaggaggaggaagacgacgaagacgaagacgaagcaGCGGGTGCAAGCGGGCTAGGGCGAGAGCAAGGGCCCCGTGGGAGAGGCCGGCCCCCCACCGTTCGCGATCTGCAG CTGGCATTGGCTGGATTGTATGAAGATGAAATTAAAAGACAGCCGTCTCATCTTGATAAACCAACAGCTAGAGTAGCCAGTCATCCGAGACTAACAGTGCAAAG CTTGAGGAAACCAGAAAGAAGTATGAGTGATGACAAGGATAACCAAAG attttgttCGAGTGATTCGGAGTACAGAATTGTTGGACCATCTAATATAACTTCCAGTAAAATTGTCGATGAACTTTTCAAAGAAGCAAGAGAACACGGGGCCGTCCCTTTAGATGAAGTATCAAGAGCCTCAGGAGATTGTCCTAAAGCTAAA tcattttCCGGTGGTGGATACAGATTGGGGGACTCAACTCGGAAACGCTCTgaatatatatatggagaaaatCAGTTTGGGCAAGAG GTTCAAATCTTGCTTAAACTGTGGAGGAACGGTTTCAGCTTAGATGATGGAGAGTTGAGATCTTACACAGATCCAATAAATGCTCAATTTCTTGAGTCTGTTAAAAGAGG AGAGATCCCTGCAGAACTTCAGCGACTGGTGCACGGAGGCCAAGTTAACTTGGATATGGAAGATCACCAGGAGCAGGAATACGTAAGGCCTAGATTGAAATTCAAAGCTTTCAGTGGAGAAGGTCAGAAACTTGGAAG CCTTACACCTGAGATTGTCAGTACACCTTCatctccagaagaagaagaaaaatcttttCTTGATGCTGCTCTTTTGATAGATGACTCTGTGCCAACAACTAAGATCCAAATTCGGCTAGCTGATGGAAGCCGTTTAATACAACGGTTTAATAAAACTCACAG GATTATAGATATTCGAAACTTTATTATCCAGTCTCGCCCTTTGTTTGCCACCACAGACTTTGTTCTTCTGACTACATTTCCACATAAAGAGCTTACAGATGAAAGCCTGACACTACAAGAATCGGATATACTAAACACTGTGATTCTTCAGCAGCTAAAATAA
- the UBXN2B gene encoding UBX domain-containing protein 2B isoform X1, which yields MADDGAATEQQQQEEEEEDDEDEDEAAGASGLGREQGPRGRGRPPTVRDLQLALAGLYEDEIKRQPSHLDKPTARVASHPRLTVQRSLRKPERSMSDDKDNQRFCSSDSEYRIVGPSNITSSKIVDELFKEAREHGAVPLDEVSRASGDCPKAKSFSGGGYRLGDSTRKRSEYIYGENQFGQEVQILLKLWRNGFSLDDGELRSYTDPINAQFLESVKRGEIPAELQRLVHGGQVNLDMEDHQEQEYVRPRLKFKAFSGEGQKLGSLTPEIVSTPSSPEEEEKSFLDAALLIDDSVPTTKIQIRLADGSRLIQRFNKTHRIIDIRNFIIQSRPLFATTDFVLLTTFPHKELTDESLTLQESDILNTVILQQLK from the exons ATGGCGGACGATGGGGCAGCCaccgagcagcagcagcaggaggaggaggaggaagacgacgaagacgaagacgaagcaGCGGGTGCAAGCGGGCTAGGGCGAGAGCAAGGGCCCCGTGGGAGAGGCCGGCCCCCCACCGTTCGCGATCTGCAG CTGGCATTGGCTGGATTGTATGAAGATGAAATTAAAAGACAGCCGTCTCATCTTGATAAACCAACAGCTAGAGTAGCCAGTCATCCGAGACTAACAGTGCAAAG AAGCTTGAGGAAACCAGAAAGAAGTATGAGTGATGACAAGGATAACCAAAG attttgttCGAGTGATTCGGAGTACAGAATTGTTGGACCATCTAATATAACTTCCAGTAAAATTGTCGATGAACTTTTCAAAGAAGCAAGAGAACACGGGGCCGTCCCTTTAGATGAAGTATCAAGAGCCTCAGGAGATTGTCCTAAAGCTAAA tcattttCCGGTGGTGGATACAGATTGGGGGACTCAACTCGGAAACGCTCTgaatatatatatggagaaaatCAGTTTGGGCAAGAG GTTCAAATCTTGCTTAAACTGTGGAGGAACGGTTTCAGCTTAGATGATGGAGAGTTGAGATCTTACACAGATCCAATAAATGCTCAATTTCTTGAGTCTGTTAAAAGAGG AGAGATCCCTGCAGAACTTCAGCGACTGGTGCACGGAGGCCAAGTTAACTTGGATATGGAAGATCACCAGGAGCAGGAATACGTAAGGCCTAGATTGAAATTCAAAGCTTTCAGTGGAGAAGGTCAGAAACTTGGAAG CCTTACACCTGAGATTGTCAGTACACCTTCatctccagaagaagaagaaaaatcttttCTTGATGCTGCTCTTTTGATAGATGACTCTGTGCCAACAACTAAGATCCAAATTCGGCTAGCTGATGGAAGCCGTTTAATACAACGGTTTAATAAAACTCACAG GATTATAGATATTCGAAACTTTATTATCCAGTCTCGCCCTTTGTTTGCCACCACAGACTTTGTTCTTCTGACTACATTTCCACATAAAGAGCTTACAGATGAAAGCCTGACACTACAAGAATCGGATATACTAAACACTGTGATTCTTCAGCAGCTAAAATAA